One window from the genome of Amaranthus tricolor cultivar Red isolate AtriRed21 chromosome 9, ASM2621246v1, whole genome shotgun sequence encodes:
- the LOC130824508 gene encoding calmodulin-binding protein 60 B-like: MHRQTRSMERSNSMRGKRPLDNGGGGGGDDDQPERKRPALASVIVEALKVDSLQKLFSSLEPVLRRVVSEEVERALARIGPARIAGRASPKRIEGSDGKNLQLHFRSKLSLPLFTGGKVEGEQGAAIHVVLIDANSGHVVTSGPESSIKLDIVVLEGDFNNEDDEDWSQEVFESHVVKEREGKRPLLTGDLQVTLKEGVGTLGELTFTDNSSWIRSRKFRLGLKVASGYCEGIRVREAKTEAFNVKDHRGELYKKHYPPALNDAVWRLEKIGKDGSFHKRLNNSGIHTVEEFLRLAVKDSQQLRTILGSGMSNRMWDALMEHAKTCVLSGKLYVYYSDDARNVGLVFNNIYELTGLIVGEQYFPADSLSDSQKVYVDTLLKKAYDNWKQVIEYDGKALVNSKQTRRTRSSQNELSMNVINYSNAIDDQMALPQLPMAGLTEHALVENSIMPLAYNDNMANRFPNQTHPMNSSSHNQFESTLFSQHALIGGNGSERSQIIESNNRAGLSLGPSQPSASGFPIMQSSQPSAINAYDDWSQGQISEEDIRNRSHELLESDDMQQQLRLTSMESHMNMLDEIYLSYPTFMPTPSNYNSFEEDRSRPGKAVVSWLKIKAAMRWGFFIRKKAAERRRAQLVELDD, translated from the exons TGTGATTGTAGAGGCTTTGAAGGTGGACAGCTTGCAGAAACTTTTTTCATCACTGGAACCTGTACTTCGTAGAGTT GTCAGTGAAGAAGTTGAACGTGCTCTAGCTAGGATAGGCCCTGCCAGAATTGCTGGAAG GGCTTCACCCAAACGAATCGAAGGGTCTGATGGAAAGAACTTGCAGCTGCATTTTAGATCCAAGTTATCACTTCCTTTATTCACTGGTGGGAAAGTTGAAGGAGAGCAGGGTGCGGCAATCCATGTTGTATTGATTGATGCTAACAGTGGTCATGTGGTGACATCTGGGCCTGAATCGTCCATAAAGCTTGATATTGTTGTGCTTGAAGGTGATTTTAACAATGAAGACGATGAAGATTGGTCTCAAGAGGTGTTTGAAAGCCATGTTGTAAAGGAACGTGAAGGAAAGAGACCACTTTTGACGGGGGATTTACAGGTGACTCTGAAAGAAGGTGTAGGAACACTGGGCGAACTTACATTCACTGATAATTCGAGTTGGATCAGGAGTAGAAAGTTCAGGCTTGGCCTCAAGGTGGCTTCAGGATATTGCGAGGGCATTCGTGTACGTGAGGCAAAAACCGAAGCCTTTAATGTCAAGGATCACAGAGGGGAAT TATATAAAAAGCACTATCCTCCAGCCCTTAATGATGCTGTCTGGAGACTAGAGAAGATCGGAAAAGATGGTTCTTTCCACAAGAGGTTGAATAATAGTGGAATTCATACCGTAGAGGAATTCCTCCGCCTCGCTGTCAAAGATTCTCAACAACTAAGAACA ATCCTCGGAAGTGGCATGTCTAATAGAATGTGGGATGCGCTTATGGAGCATGCCAAGACCTGTGTTCTGAGTGGAAAGCTGTATGTTTATTACTCTGATGATGCCAGAAATGTTGGCCTGgtattcaataatatatatgagctAACTGGTCTAATTGTCGGAGAGCAGTATTTTCCAGCCGATTCTCTCTCTGATAGCCAAAAG GTTTATGTTGATACCCTTTTGAAGAAAGCATATGACAACTGGAAGCAAGTGATAGAGTACGATGGCAAAGCACTTGTGAATTCTAAACAAACTCGGAGAACGCGTTCATCTCAGAATGAACTATCAATGAATGTAATCAATTATTCAAATGCTATTGATGATCAGATGGCCCTTCCCCAGTTGCCTATGGCAGGTTTGACTGAGCATGCATTAGTGGAGAATAGTATAATGCCTTTAG CATATAATGATAATATGGCGAACCGATTCCCAAATCAGACGCATCCAATGAATTCTAGTTCACATAATCAGTTCGAGAGCACTTTATTCTCCCAGCATGCTCTGATAGGTGGCAATGGTTCCGAACGAAGTCAGATTATTGAGAGCAATAACCGGGCAGGGTTGTCTTTAGGCCCTTCCCAGCCTTCTGCTTCTGGGTTTCCGATCATGCAATCGTCTCAACCGTCCGCTATCAACGCCTATGATGATTGGTCACAGGGCCAAATTTCAGAGGAAGATATCCGCAACAGAAGTCACGAATTACTTGAAAGCGACGATATGCAGCAGCAGCTTAGACTTACGAGTATGGAAAGCCATATGAACATGCTTGACGAAATTTATCTGTCATACCCAACTTTCATGCCGACACCATCTAACTACAATAGTTTCGAGGAGGACCGGAGTCGTCCAGGCAAAGCTGTTGTCAGTTGGCTGAAGATCAAGGCAGCTATGAGATGGGGCTTCTTTATTCGCAAGAAAGCAGCTGAGAGACGTCGTGCTCAGCTTGTGGAGCTCGATGACTGA